A genomic window from Myxococcales bacterium includes:
- a CDS encoding M20/M25/M40 family metallo-hydrolase, with the protein MAAPRHRSGPSRFARFARFLPLAGVAAFSLLLFDCALPEAKLPPSPAHAVPYYAKVDWPRADAEIVTVLSEYLKVDTTNPPGNETRGAEHLGKLLAAEGIPSEILEYAPGRGNLIARLEGSGKEPPLCLVSHIDVVTAEPATWKPGRGPLSGAVADGYIWGRGALDMKSLGAVELMSLVWLKRIKAPLRRSVVLVAVAAEETDSGGMRFLVDKHWDKLGCSQSVNEGGIGIKDLLLEGQTVYPISVAEKGTLWVKMTANGEAGHGSTPVPGRAPERLLAALDKLAKRDPAPVIDPAIYELAARAGYDTGGITGQVLRRPFLVRQLVLGKLLDNPPARATLFNTVNVTGFEGRNEPNVIPSKVSAILDCRLLPGTSPSGFLGELKTVVADPQVTFEVLDSAASRGNTWHDPFFQALARHAVAGRTHVVAGPALSPGYTDSLYLRDKGVHAFGFMPFEVEKEELLGYHGKNERLSVVNLQRGLRALFRAIVDVSVE; encoded by the coding sequence ATGGCCGCACCACGCCATCGCTCGGGTCCATCGCGCTTCGCGCGCTTCGCGCGCTTCTTGCCGCTCGCGGGCGTCGCGGCGTTCTCGCTGCTGCTCTTCGACTGCGCGCTGCCCGAGGCGAAGCTCCCGCCGTCGCCCGCGCACGCGGTGCCGTACTACGCGAAGGTCGACTGGCCGCGCGCCGACGCCGAGATCGTGACGGTGCTCTCCGAGTACCTCAAGGTCGACACCACGAACCCGCCGGGCAACGAGACGCGCGGCGCCGAGCACCTCGGCAAGCTCCTCGCGGCCGAAGGGATCCCCTCCGAGATCCTCGAGTACGCGCCCGGCCGGGGCAACCTCATCGCGCGGCTCGAGGGCTCGGGCAAGGAGCCGCCGCTCTGCCTGGTCTCGCACATCGACGTCGTCACCGCCGAGCCCGCCACCTGGAAGCCCGGGCGTGGCCCGCTCTCGGGCGCCGTCGCCGACGGCTACATCTGGGGGCGAGGCGCGCTCGACATGAAGAGCCTCGGCGCGGTCGAGCTCATGAGCCTCGTGTGGCTCAAGCGCATCAAAGCGCCGCTCCGGCGGAGCGTCGTGCTCGTGGCCGTGGCCGCCGAGGAGACCGACAGCGGCGGGATGCGCTTCCTGGTCGACAAGCACTGGGACAAACTTGGGTGTTCGCAGTCGGTGAACGAGGGCGGAATAGGCATCAAAGATCTGCTCCTCGAGGGGCAGACGGTCTACCCAATCTCGGTCGCCGAGAAGGGCACGCTGTGGGTGAAAATGACGGCCAACGGCGAGGCCGGGCACGGCTCGACGCCCGTGCCGGGGCGGGCCCCCGAGCGGCTCCTCGCGGCCCTCGACAAGCTCGCGAAGCGCGATCCCGCGCCGGTGATCGACCCGGCGATTTACGAGCTCGCCGCCCGCGCGGGCTACGACACGGGCGGCATCACGGGCCAGGTGCTCCGGCGCCCGTTCCTGGTGCGGCAGCTCGTCCTAGGCAAGCTCCTCGACAACCCTCCGGCCCGCGCGACGCTCTTCAACACGGTCAACGTGACGGGCTTCGAGGGGCGCAACGAGCCGAACGTCATCCCCTCGAAGGTCTCCGCGATCCTCGACTGTCGCCTCCTGCCGGGCACCTCGCCCTCGGGCTTTCTGGGCGAGCTGAAGACCGTCGTCGCCGACCCCCAGGTCACGTTCGAGGTGCTCGACAGCGCGGCCTCGCGCGGGAACACCTGGCACGATCCGTTCTTCCAGGCGCTCGCGCGGCACGCGGTCGCCGGCCGCACCCACGTCGTCGCGGGGCCAGCGCTCTCGCCCGGCTACACCGACTCCCTCTACCTCCGCGACAAGGGCGTGCACGCGTTCGGCTTCATGCCCTTCGAGGTCGAGAAGGAGGAGCTCCTCGGGTACCACGGCAAGAACGAGCGCCTGAGCGTGGTGAACCTGCAGCGCGGGCTGCGGGCGCTGTTCCGCGCCATCGTCGACGTGTCGGTCGAATGA
- a CDS encoding ABC transporter ATP-binding protein: protein MADALRLEGVVKDFGPAARVLHGVDMSVGAGEVVSLMGPSGSGKSTLLNLAGLLDRPTSGRVVIDGVDTSSLDDAGLTQLRGLKLGFIFQFHHLLPAFTSLENVLLPSWGQHGAPAPGARERATALLRDVGLGERIDYMATQLSGGQAQRVAVARALVHQPALVLADEPTGNLDTESSAEVLALMRRFNRELGTAFLVVTHDPRIAARCDRSLEIVDGKMRPEGPTGGVA, encoded by the coding sequence ATGGCTGACGCCCTGCGCCTCGAGGGCGTCGTGAAGGACTTCGGGCCGGCGGCCCGGGTGCTCCACGGCGTGGACATGTCCGTCGGCGCCGGGGAGGTGGTGTCGCTCATGGGGCCCTCCGGCTCTGGCAAGAGCACGCTGCTGAACCTCGCCGGGCTCCTCGATCGCCCGACCTCGGGCCGCGTCGTCATCGACGGCGTCGACACGTCGTCGCTCGACGACGCCGGGCTCACCCAGCTTCGGGGCCTGAAGCTCGGCTTCATCTTCCAGTTCCACCACCTCTTGCCCGCGTTCACCTCGCTCGAGAACGTGCTCCTGCCTTCGTGGGGCCAGCACGGTGCTCCCGCTCCCGGCGCCCGCGAGAGGGCGACGGCGCTGCTGCGCGACGTGGGGCTCGGCGAGCGCATCGACTACATGGCCACCCAGCTCTCGGGAGGGCAGGCCCAGCGCGTCGCCGTCGCGCGCGCGCTCGTGCACCAGCCCGCCCTGGTGCTCGCCGACGAGCCCACCGGCAACCTCGACACCGAGTCGTCGGCCGAGGTGCTCGCGCTGATGCGCCGCTTCAACCGCGAGCTTGGTACAGCGTTCTTGGTCGTGACGCACGACCCGCGCATCGCGGCGCGCTGCGACCGGAGCCTCGAGATCGTCGACGGCAAGATGCGCCCGGAAGGCCCGACCGGTGGTGTAGCTTAG
- a CDS encoding ABC transporter permease, with amino-acid sequence MALPFEWFVALRYLREERAQTALILAAVSVGVSVVVFLSALISGLQTSLIDKTLGSQPHVTVRVPEERSRPLVEPSEGRVIARAIQKAPQRLRSIDQWPAVAHDLERVPGVIAVSPSVTGAGFAERGLAKRPVVVRGVDPDRFGAIIDVQRRLRAGRFEVTGATVVLGSGLAADLGVTVGEKVRVVTSEGVDDTVTVGGIFELGNKGVDSTWMLTSLRQAQALYALPGGATTLELKVSDVFEAERVATDVRGRHPLLVESWMSINAELLAGLSAQSSSKLLIQFFVVLAVALGIASVLIVSVVQKSREIGILRAVGTPARRVLRIFLIQGGLLGLSGSFLGSAMGAAFAVSFARLAVDPNGTPRFPITLTADLFLGATLLATGVGLLSAVLPARRAARMDPATAIRHG; translated from the coding sequence GTGGCCCTCCCGTTCGAGTGGTTCGTCGCGCTTCGTTACCTGCGTGAAGAGCGCGCGCAGACCGCGCTCATCCTCGCCGCGGTGTCGGTGGGGGTGAGCGTGGTCGTGTTTCTCTCTGCGCTCATCTCCGGGCTCCAGACGAGCCTCATCGACAAGACCCTCGGCTCGCAGCCGCACGTGACGGTGCGCGTCCCCGAGGAGCGCTCGCGTCCGCTCGTCGAGCCCTCCGAGGGGCGCGTGATCGCGCGGGCCATCCAGAAGGCGCCGCAGCGGCTCCGGTCCATCGACCAGTGGCCCGCCGTGGCGCATGACCTCGAGCGGGTCCCGGGGGTCATCGCGGTGTCGCCGTCGGTGACCGGCGCGGGCTTCGCCGAGCGCGGCCTCGCGAAGCGTCCCGTCGTCGTGCGCGGCGTCGATCCGGATCGCTTCGGGGCGATCATCGACGTTCAGCGGCGCCTCCGCGCCGGCCGCTTCGAGGTCACGGGGGCGACCGTGGTGCTCGGCAGCGGGCTCGCGGCCGACCTCGGCGTGACGGTGGGCGAGAAGGTCCGCGTCGTCACCTCAGAGGGCGTCGACGACACCGTCACCGTCGGCGGCATCTTCGAGCTCGGGAACAAGGGCGTCGACTCCACGTGGATGCTCACCTCGCTGCGCCAGGCGCAGGCGCTCTACGCGCTGCCGGGCGGCGCGACCACCTTGGAGCTGAAGGTCTCCGACGTCTTCGAAGCCGAGCGCGTCGCGACCGACGTGCGGGGGCGCCACCCGCTCCTCGTGGAGAGCTGGATGTCGATCAACGCCGAGCTGCTCGCGGGGCTCTCGGCGCAGAGCAGCTCGAAGCTCCTCATCCAGTTCTTCGTGGTGCTCGCGGTCGCCCTCGGGATCGCGAGCGTGCTCATCGTCTCGGTCGTTCAAAAGTCGCGTGAGATCGGGATCTTACGAGCCGTTGGGACGCCCGCCCGGCGGGTGCTGCGGATCTTCCTCATCCAGGGTGGCCTGCTCGGCCTCTCGGGCTCGTTCCTCGGCTCCGCGATGGGCGCGGCCTTCGCGGTCTCGTTCGCTCGGTTGGCCGTCGATCCCAACGGGACGCCGCGCTTCCCGATCACTCTCACCGCCGATCTGTTCCTCGGCGCGACCCTCCTCGCCACGGGAGTTGGGCTCCTTTCCGCCGTGCTTCCCGCGCGCCGCGCCGCGAGGATGGACCCCGCCACGGCGATCCGCCATGGCTGA
- a CDS encoding efflux RND transporter periplasmic adaptor subunit, protein MAFPTRPLLAGALVVLVAGGLAHRARGPEVLSARVVRSDLEHRIVASGRVLAPARVNVSATSPGLAVAVGAAVGQHVDAGSLLVQINDAEARASLAQAKAAVEQARGRVAQLQHVGAIIASQELRQAETNLAKAESDLGRTTTLAASGAVPRTELESAHRALDLARARKNAAEAQQVASAPMGADSRVALGALLQAEAQRTGAEVRLGQTRLVAASPGTVLSRSVEPGDVVQPGRTLLVIGVDGDIELAFQADERNLSTVAVGQRALASADAFPNEVFDAEVSSLAPSIDPQRGTVEVRLDVAKPPAYLRPDMTVSIDLLVASKKAALVVPTDAVRGAATPSPWVLAIVGGKAARRAVKLGIRGQGAEGATEIVSGLGEGEQIIVPDGRLIEPGRRVRAVERAGAEREGVH, encoded by the coding sequence ATGGCGTTCCCCACGCGTCCGCTCCTCGCCGGTGCGCTGGTCGTCCTGGTCGCCGGGGGCCTCGCCCACCGCGCGCGTGGGCCGGAGGTGCTCTCGGCGCGGGTCGTGCGGAGTGATCTCGAGCACCGCATCGTGGCGAGCGGCCGCGTGCTCGCGCCCGCGCGGGTGAACGTCTCGGCCACCTCGCCGGGGCTCGCGGTCGCGGTCGGCGCCGCGGTCGGGCAGCACGTCGACGCGGGGAGCCTGCTCGTGCAGATCAACGACGCGGAGGCGCGCGCGAGCCTCGCGCAGGCGAAGGCGGCGGTCGAGCAGGCCCGCGGGCGGGTCGCGCAGCTCCAGCACGTGGGCGCCATCATCGCGAGCCAGGAGCTCCGTCAGGCGGAGACGAACCTCGCGAAGGCCGAGTCCGACCTCGGGCGCACCACCACGCTCGCGGCGTCGGGGGCCGTGCCGCGGACCGAGCTCGAGTCCGCCCATCGGGCGCTCGACCTCGCCAGGGCGCGGAAGAACGCGGCGGAGGCCCAGCAGGTGGCGTCCGCGCCGATGGGGGCCGACTCTCGCGTCGCGCTGGGCGCGCTGCTCCAGGCCGAGGCCCAGCGCACCGGCGCGGAGGTGCGCCTCGGGCAGACCCGCCTCGTGGCCGCGAGCCCGGGCACCGTGCTGTCGCGGAGCGTCGAGCCCGGCGACGTGGTGCAGCCGGGCCGCACTTTGCTCGTCATCGGCGTCGACGGCGACATCGAGCTCGCGTTTCAGGCCGACGAGCGCAACCTCTCCACCGTCGCGGTCGGGCAGAGAGCGCTCGCGTCGGCCGACGCCTTCCCGAACGAGGTGTTCGACGCGGAGGTGAGCTCCCTCGCGCCGTCGATCGATCCGCAACGAGGGACGGTCGAGGTGCGCCTCGACGTCGCCAAGCCACCCGCGTACTTGCGCCCGGACATGACCGTCTCGATCGATCTGCTCGTCGCCTCGAAGAAGGCCGCGCTCGTGGTGCCGACCGACGCCGTGCGGGGCGCCGCGACCCCGAGCCCCTGGGTGCTCGCGATCGTGGGCGGAAAGGCGGCGCGGCGTGCGGTGAAGCTCGGTATTCGCGGCCAGGGCGCCGAGGGCGCCACCGAGATCGTGAGCGGCCTTGGCGAAGGCGAGCAGATCATCGTGCCCGACGGTCGCCTGATCGAGCCCGGTCGCCGCGTGCGCGCCGTGGAGCGCGCGGGAGCGGAGCGCGAGGGGGTGCACTAG
- a CDS encoding ABC transporter ATP-binding protein yields MTSPPPLAASAIVAGYGARAALSGVDLVVQAGEIWAVCGPNGSGKSTLLRVMAGGLRLDRGTVRLFGEPLDDRAKASRVMALVPQETEVAFGFTVTEVVAMGRVPTHGTSAWRHWRAPTAEDTRVVEREIERAELGALRSARVDELSGGERQRVALARALAQEPKVLLLDEPTASLDVRAAAVFYRALGELRAEGLATVVVLHDFAAADRVATHALLLAEGRTVAQGEASAVLTRQRLAGAFGVELELRPSLVACRV; encoded by the coding sequence TTGACATCGCCTCCCCCCCTCGCGGCCAGCGCGATCGTCGCGGGATATGGCGCGCGAGCCGCCCTCTCGGGCGTCGATCTCGTCGTGCAGGCCGGCGAAATTTGGGCGGTCTGTGGCCCGAACGGCTCGGGGAAGAGCACGCTGCTGCGCGTCATGGCGGGCGGTCTGCGGCTGGACCGAGGGACAGTGCGGCTCTTCGGCGAGCCCCTGGACGATCGCGCCAAGGCGTCCCGCGTCATGGCGCTCGTCCCCCAGGAGACCGAGGTGGCCTTCGGGTTCACCGTGACCGAGGTGGTGGCGATGGGGCGCGTGCCCACACACGGCACGAGCGCCTGGCGGCACTGGCGCGCGCCGACGGCGGAGGACACGCGGGTGGTGGAGCGGGAGATCGAGCGCGCCGAGCTCGGGGCGCTCCGGTCGGCCCGCGTCGACGAGCTCTCCGGGGGCGAGCGGCAGCGGGTCGCGCTCGCTCGGGCGCTTGCGCAGGAGCCGAAGGTCCTGCTGCTCGACGAGCCGACCGCGTCGCTGGACGTGCGCGCCGCGGCGGTCTTTTACCGCGCGCTCGGCGAGCTCCGCGCCGAGGGCCTCGCCACCGTGGTCGTGCTGCACGACTTCGCCGCCGCCGACCGCGTGGCCACGCACGCGCTGCTCCTCGCGGAGGGCCGCACCGTTGCCCAGGGGGAGGCCTCCGCGGTCCTCACGCGCCAGCGCTTGGCGGGCGCGTTCGGGGTCGAGCTCGAGCTCCGCCCGTCGCTGGTCGCCTGTCGGGTGTGA
- a CDS encoding polyhydroxyalkanoate synthesis regulator DNA-binding domain-containing protein, with the protein METSKSEVDADRPRRVIKRYSNRKLYDTKDSRYVTLLQIAEMVRAGEEVQIIDNNTKDDLTEVTLAQIIYEEKKANSRTVPLQTLKELIHQRTEKVLSDLREGPIGRLIPGGKAEEDAPPPAPPPPPPPPPPPPPAASPKASLVDQAKLTLEEWQQRMDDRIKSVVPSLLPWHELQQEVRRLATRVEALEAKLRKDQR; encoded by the coding sequence ATGGAAACCAGCAAGTCGGAAGTGGACGCTGATCGGCCGCGTCGCGTCATCAAGCGGTACTCGAACCGCAAGCTCTACGACACGAAGGACAGCCGCTACGTCACTCTGCTGCAGATCGCCGAGATGGTGCGCGCGGGCGAGGAAGTCCAGATCATCGACAACAACACGAAGGACGACCTCACGGAGGTCACCCTCGCGCAGATTATTTACGAAGAGAAGAAGGCGAACAGCCGCACCGTCCCCCTGCAGACGCTGAAAGAGCTGATCCACCAGCGCACGGAGAAGGTGCTCTCCGACCTCCGCGAGGGGCCCATCGGGCGCCTCATCCCCGGCGGAAAGGCCGAGGAAGACGCCCCGCCTCCAGCGCCGCCGCCTCCGCCGCCGCCTCCGCCGCCGCCTCCCCCCGCGGCGTCACCGAAGGCGAGCCTCGTCGACCAGGCCAAGCTCACTCTCGAGGAGTGGCAGCAGCGGATGGACGACCGCATCAAGAGCGTCGTGCCGAGCCTCCTGCCATGGCACGAGCTCCAGCAAGAGGTGCGCCGCCTCGCGACCCGGGTCGAAGCGCTCGAGGCCAAGCTCCGAAAAGACCAGCGCTGA
- a CDS encoding zf-HC2 domain-containing protein, with translation MLLDGQLDAVKTLDVEEHIAVCESCRERVLLERAIRGSVKRAVRESAASAASAGFRERMLGAMSAERDRLDALQHREEEAISVASASLATSVVLAPKEGKPVRRGLFSWRSAVPLAAAAALVFAWGTVSQGPGPRGVAGAARAGFIGNETLSDLLAEHSSPLPPERTNAKDMRSLERYVGVPVRAPAFKSPRARFVGGRLFNVQREHAAMLQYQLGDGRDGASVQRVTVFIYDPQRIRIASDGLSPRAVGTAEVHVGQAGGHSVAVTQREGVGYALATDLDPEASAQLAAFTVDDE, from the coding sequence GTGCTGCTCGACGGCCAACTCGACGCGGTGAAGACCCTCGACGTCGAGGAGCACATCGCGGTGTGCGAGTCGTGTCGCGAGCGCGTGCTGCTCGAGCGGGCCATTCGCGGCTCGGTGAAGCGGGCGGTGCGCGAGAGCGCCGCGAGCGCCGCCTCGGCGGGTTTCCGCGAGCGCATGTTGGGCGCGATGTCGGCCGAGCGCGACCGCTTGGACGCCCTCCAGCACCGCGAGGAGGAGGCGATCTCGGTGGCGTCGGCGTCGCTGGCCACGAGCGTGGTGCTGGCTCCCAAAGAGGGCAAGCCGGTCCGGCGCGGCCTCTTCTCGTGGCGGTCGGCTGTGCCGCTCGCCGCCGCGGCGGCCCTCGTGTTCGCCTGGGGGACCGTCTCGCAGGGGCCCGGTCCGCGCGGCGTCGCCGGCGCCGCACGCGCTGGCTTCATCGGCAACGAGACCCTCTCCGACCTGCTGGCGGAGCACTCGAGCCCGCTCCCCCCCGAGCGGACGAACGCGAAGGACATGCGGTCGCTCGAGCGCTACGTGGGCGTGCCCGTGCGGGCGCCGGCGTTCAAGAGCCCGCGCGCGCGCTTCGTGGGCGGGCGCCTCTTCAACGTGCAGCGCGAGCACGCGGCGATGCTCCAGTACCAGCTCGGCGACGGCCGCGACGGGGCGAGCGTCCAGCGGGTGACGGTGTTCATCTACGATCCGCAGCGCATCCGCATCGCGAGCGACGGGCTCTCTCCGCGCGCGGTGGGCACAGCCGAGGTCCACGTGGGCCAGGCGGGCGGCCACTCGGTGGCCGTGACGCAGCGCGAGGGCGTCGGGTACGCGCTCGCGACGGACCTCGATCCCGAGGCTAGCGCGCAGCTCGCCGCGTTCACCGTCGACGACGAGTAG
- the gshB gene encoding glutathione synthase, whose product MRFVYLMDAMDRVLPDKDTTYAFQRAAQARGHEALHCELRDLFVKDGEVHAHVRGLVVEAAPPYFRMGTPSQVRLADVEAVFIRKDPPFDDAYLYATLMLERARGRTVIINDPRGLRDANEKLYTLHFARHMPRTLVTARASEVTAFLDEVGGRAVVKPLDGAGGAGVLLLTKGDKNTKSILELLTSEGRKLVMAQEFLPAVTAGDKRVLLLDGEVLGAINRVPQGDDIRSNIHVGGRVEPCEVTEAERAIVADIAPRLRADGLVFVGLDLIGGRLTEVNVTSPTGIQELSRHRGEDVATRVIEWAERKALELHPSLP is encoded by the coding sequence ATGCGCTTCGTCTACCTCATGGACGCGATGGACCGCGTCCTGCCCGACAAGGACACCACCTACGCCTTCCAGCGGGCCGCGCAGGCGCGCGGCCACGAGGCGCTGCACTGCGAGCTGCGCGACCTCTTCGTGAAGGACGGGGAGGTGCACGCGCACGTCCGTGGGCTGGTGGTCGAGGCGGCGCCTCCCTACTTCCGCATGGGCACGCCCTCCCAGGTGCGCCTCGCCGACGTCGAGGCCGTGTTCATCCGCAAGGACCCGCCGTTCGACGACGCCTATCTGTACGCGACCTTGATGCTCGAACGCGCCCGCGGACGCACGGTTATCATCAATGATCCTCGCGGGTTGCGCGACGCGAACGAGAAGCTCTACACGCTCCACTTCGCGCGCCACATGCCCCGCACGCTGGTCACGGCCCGCGCCTCCGAAGTCACCGCGTTCCTCGACGAGGTCGGCGGTCGCGCGGTGGTCAAGCCCCTCGACGGCGCCGGCGGCGCGGGTGTGCTCCTCCTCACGAAGGGCGACAAGAACACGAAGAGCATCCTCGAGCTGCTCACCAGCGAGGGGCGCAAGCTCGTGATGGCGCAGGAGTTTCTGCCCGCGGTCACCGCCGGCGACAAGCGCGTGTTGCTCCTCGACGGAGAGGTGCTCGGCGCGATCAACCGCGTCCCCCAAGGCGACGACATCCGCTCCAACATCCACGTGGGGGGGCGCGTGGAGCCGTGCGAGGTCACGGAGGCAGAGCGCGCGATCGTGGCCGACATCGCGCCGAGGCTCCGCGCCGACGGCCTCGTGTTCGTGGGCCTCGACCTCATCGGCGGACGCCTCACCGAGGTGAACGTCACGTCGCCCACCGGCATTC